One part of the Vicia villosa cultivar HV-30 ecotype Madison, WI linkage group LG6, Vvil1.0, whole genome shotgun sequence genome encodes these proteins:
- the LOC131611651 gene encoding F-box/kelch-repeat protein At3g23880-like: MNPPYHSDGATSPAVLPDELIPEILSRLPVKTLMQMNCVSKSWKTLISNRFFSKLHFHRSPRNTHLALVPYCNRPDQDMDISVIPFPLSRLLDNPSISIANPEHRLGRLDCREMVGSCNGLICLLSLSDKYERTFRFWNPATKKISEKLGLFCNDSSDFFRFAFGYDNLTDTYKVVAFSANQVKVFGLGDSVWRNIESFPFVPFDVESTQPHCHPFVNEGVYVSGNINWLAIRNVIDYKWKDINIEQFVIVSLDLGTETYRQLLPPRGFDEVPSVEPAVTVLMDCLCFSHHFKGTHFVLWKMMEFGVQESWIQFLKISYVDLRIYHGVSESFEYHSQLFLFPLGLSESNDTLVLASNQESFACEEEKAILYNWRDNRVERTRFTDEILWFFTKGYVESLVSPC; the protein is encoded by the coding sequence ATGAATCCCCCTTATCACTCAGACGGCGCAACATCGCCGGCAGTCCTCCCCGACGAACTCATCCCGGAAATTCTGTCACGGCTTCCTGTGAAAACCCTAATGCAAATGAATTGCGTCTCTAAGTCatggaaaaccctaatttctaatCGTTTCTTTTCCAAATTGCACTTTCATCGATCTCCACGCAACACACATCTTGCATTAGTTCCATATTGTAACAGACCTGACCAGGACATGGACATCAGTGTCATTCCTTTCCCCTTAAGTCGCTTATTAGATAATCCATCAATCTCCATTGCTAATCCTGAACACAGATTGGGACGTTTGGATTGCCGTGAGATGGTTGGTTCTTGCAATGGATTGATATGCTTGCTTAGTTTGTCTGACAAGTATGAAAGGACATTCCGTTTTTGGAACCCTGCAACCAAAAAGATATCTGAAAAATTAGGGTTGTTTTGCAATGATTCATCTGATTTTTTCAGGTTTGCATTTGGTTATGATAATTTAACCGACACTTATAAGGTTGTGGCATTCTCTGCCAATCAGGTTAAAGTTTTCGGTTTAGGTGATAGTGTTTGGAGAAATATTGAAAGTTTTCCGTTTGTTCCTTTTGACGTTGAGTCTACGCAACCCCACTGCCATCCGTTTGTGAATGAAGGTGTTTATGTGAGTGGTAATATTAACTGGTTGGCTATTCGAAATGTGATTGATTATAAATGGAAAGATATTAACATTGAGCAATTTGTAATTGTTTCACTTGATCTGGGTACTGAGACATACCGACAGTTGCTACCACCTCGGGGATTTGATGAAGTGCCTTCGGTTGAGCCGGCTGTTACTGTGTTGATGGATTGTTTATGTTTTTCACATCATTTTAAGGGAACGCATTTTGTTTTGTGGAAGATGATGGAATTTGGAGTTCAAGAGTCTTGGATTCAATTCCTTAAAATTAGTTATGTGGATCTTCGGATTTATCATGGAGTTAGTGAGTCATTTGAATATCATtctcaattgttcttgtttccgTTGGGTCTTTCGGAGAGTAATGACACATTAGTACTTGCAAGCAATCAAGAAAGCTTTGCATGTGAAGAAGAAAAAGCGATTCTTTATAATTGGAGAGACAATAGAGTAGAGCGGACTAGATTTACCGATGAAATATTGTGGTTTTTTACGAAGGGttatgttgaaagtttggtttcaCCAtgttga